The Oryza sativa Japonica Group chromosome 11, ASM3414082v1 DNA window TAACCGGAAAGAACCGTGAGATCCTACAAAAGCATCACCTAGGCATCCTTCGCAATCACCATCGCCATTGCCAACCCCGCAATAACAAGCAGAGCAGCAGCAAAGCCTGAATAGCCAGTGCCTGaacaactagaaaaaaatatacaagaACCTGAAGCGCCTCAATAGGTGGAATTTTGCTTGGTACAACCAAAAGAAATTACGTCACGGGAAGTAGCTGGGGTGCCATAGTGCTAGTAATGGTAAGAGTGCACAAGCACAAAACAAAAGGTGCATCTCAGAAACCTATTTTGGTCATTGGTCTCTAGCAGAGCATTTGGTCGACTGCAAAAACCTATTTTGGCCGacataaaaattgattttcgtagTAGTGGATGGGGCCCGCAGATGAAGGGACTTAATTTCTAGGAACAAAGGGAAATCAAGAtatgtcgaaacaagatttcagcaatactaaaaggtggcaatcaagctagaaaagtggatgggtcaGGAGACAAAGGtttatataggttcaggccttctcgaCGAGAAGTAATACCCTTCTCCTGTCCGGAGAAAtattccgccgagtgtattattgatctgATGATCTGGGGGAAAAGTTATGCTCCTAGGAGTACTCGGACCCGGGGGAGGAGCCGCAATTACAATGTACATCCCATATGCCTTATGCACTAGGCTAACAGATATATTACAATTGTAACCGACTAGAACTACGggatatttccttgacatagAAGTTAACATAATACCCGAGTCCTTCCCTAAACATAATCTATCTCAATAGTCTATCTCTTGTAACCAGTCGGATATCCATGCTATACAGGTATacggtacccataatctccacaagatGAATCTACAAGAGGAGTAATATAACATGGCTCTTTTGGGAGAAAGCCAAAAACGACTAACAAGGTCTTTTAAAAGCACTTAAGGAACCATATTAGTAAGTATGCCACACTGAGCCCGCGATAATATATATACTTCTTTCGATATTTATACAATGTTTATCGTACCAGAAGCGACGGTGCCGAAGCACCAATACCATGTTTTTGACCACCTCTAGTACTAACCTATTTTCTAATATCAATATTGTAGTACGTACACTTTAGACAAACACATATAGCATTACTCTTCATCTAACGGGTACTGTGTTAATTAGTTGAGCGGTGGTTGAACACCGTAACAAAGGGGAAGTCAGGTTCAGGTCTAATCATCAGTTCGGAATAATCTTGAAGCGAGGCTTGGAGAAGGCTGGAGATGGGTCATAGCGCCCGTAGTCGTTTGTCTTAACCATAAGGTTCCTTGGATGTACTTCGCCTGACGATGTCGCTCCCTCTCCGAGTGCAGCACTAGAATATTTCTGAATTATGACATGATAGTTAATCATACATTAATTCTTTTGCTATACCACATCTTTTGTTTTAGTGCGTCTCCGGAACTTTTtataattcaaaatttaattaatcaatgATGAACTCGTTTGAACATTCTTCTTCTTCGTGATTTGTTTATGGACAGCTAATTACTACTTTCGAATTCCATCTGTATATACCTTTTGATTCGTTTCTTGCGCTACCAGCTCCCTTCCTCCTGTAAAAACAGTCGTGTAAAGTTAGTGAGCTTAACCTAAAATTTAATTCAGACATTTGCATGTTCTAAGCATATAATTCCTCTATTTTACGTTATAAGATGTTTGGGTTTTGATTAGATTCTTGCATGGATCCATAAACGTgcttcatatatatgtatgttagTAAATTTAGACCAGGGATGAAAATGTCAAAAAATCTTAtaatgtagagagagagagagagatctagagagaaagagagagatcttgagatctagagagagagagagagagagtatttCATATAATATAAGATAAATTCTTCAAATGAAAATAGCAAAAGAAGAAACGGAACAATTAACAAAACCTGCAGTAAAAACTGAAAGCGCCGACGCTACGATGAGCAGTATAACGAAAACCGAAGCTCTATTAACTCTCCTGGAGCTCATCTTTCTACTTAATTTCTTTCCCTCTCTAGTCCTTCTAGTTCCTGATGATCAACAGGCTGCCACTCTCATCAACTCTGCCGACAAGGCACTGAACTTGCGCCAGCAGAACAGTACATTTCATGGCTTATATAGCTGACGAGTCGAGCAGCGCTTCCGTTCCATCTTGGCATGATAGTTTGGTGCGTCCAAATTCCCCTTAGTATAACGGAAAGCAAAAGGAGGATGATGAGCACTTGGCCTCCATGGTTTCTGAGTGTGCATCAGTCAAGTGTTAGTGGGTTACTAATATGCTATATCTCTGAAGGAGAACAAAAGGAACAAGAGCTAGCGTTAGTGGAATGCTTGATTGCTCCAGTTCTTTATGGCCTTCTGCTCCTTGTCGACCGATAAAGAAGTGACAGGGGGAATCGATCACATCCGGCAAGCACCATGGAAAAAGGGCACCAATTAACAACAAGCACTGTGGTTTCCATGTCACTGGGCACCTTTGGTGATCGCATATGCATCGGCGTCCCCTTTGCATGAAGAAACGCCCCCATTTTAGTTCCATGACTCCATGAGCTTAGTGGTCCGTCCTAACACGAGCAGTGCGCGTGGCATCGACCAAGATTCCAGAAACTAGCAATTCTTCTGAACCGCTTTCACAAACATAAATCAAACAGTTCGTGATTCATTTTCAGTGAATTTTAACAGTGGCACGTACTACGACCTGTTGTGCTAGACGCTATGAAATTTAATTTGGACAATTAAACTTCAGTCTATTATATTGGAATATAAAGTGAGTTGTCGTCTTTCCCAACCAGGCTAAGCTTTTGGGTTAAATTGATTGGTGCATGCAACATAATATGGTATGATAGCCAGAGATCTCGAGTTCAAATACTAGTTGGCacacaattaaataaaaaattcagcCCACTTTTATTCTATGCTGGAGTCCCGATGGGACCTCATGTGATGTTTGTATATAAAGTGAATTGGCCGTCTTTACTCGTCAGCTTAAGTTTTCAGGTTGAACTGGTCGGTGCATACAACTCAATATAGTTGACTGGAGCTTAAGTTTGCACGAACATTCCCGAGTAAATACAATTCTATTCTTTCAAACATACAACATGAATAAATATGTTAAtgcaattcaaattttttggttgaaaatttttataaccaGACTATTACTCATTTTTCTActtgttattttattttccaattGCTTCTTcaattgagagaaaaaaaacagagtagTAAGAATTCTCTTATTCCTATTTAAAAGGATACTGTCCTTATAACTATGAATGACTGGCTTTTATTTCTAACATGACCACTTGATAAAATATGGGGGAAAGTAGGGGGGATGGCCGATAATACTAGAAGAATCATATTTGGCTGATATGTAATACTATTTCATTTCTCACTTTCAGTTTGTAACCATgttttgttttaaatttttacGCATGTAGCAATATGATTCTCTCAAAACAGAAACctttcatattgatgctaaaaaatattttgatgttACTAGGGATAATATCAGACTTATAGCAAATTTGTGGAAATCTGCTAAATTATAAATAGACGATTAATTTTCATGTATTGATTGATATTGCATAGagttaaatttaaagaaaaataattgaAGCAATAGTTCAAATGAAATTCTAGTTTCAAAAAACATTTTTCTAGCTCGCTTACATATCAGCTGGAAATCCAACTAGTTTGAATATGAAAACTTTCATGATCTTATCGATACATAGGTCCCTTTAACTTTTTGTTTAATGGGTGTTGTTCCATCTTTGGTATGAGTAACATACATGGTTAAATTTGGAAGGATAAACATAATATTGGTTACAAGTTTGCTTTTTGGCTGTGAATTACTAATGCCATGAGCCaaaatttttttatcaaacaaaataattcacCAATCATGAACATCTTAGGGTGTGTTATAACCCTTACGTCAGACTCTATGTTTTCTTAGCATATCCAGTTTCTTCCAAACGCAACACTGGCCGAGGATGAGCTAAGTAAGAAAACATGCATGAGCTAAGGAAACCCCGCAAAACAATTTCATCAATAAACCAGCTCACTGATGTACCAAGGAGGTGAACGCGACAAGAAGGGTATGTGTATGTATACTTGTTTTATGATAAGTTTCACACGCTGTAATACATTTCTGTCTACCACTACTCAGGGTTCATGCTTTTAGAAACCACTGGAATTTCATGgtttttgaaactttttttgTATCGAACTACATGaaattttaacaaattttgactgatttgtataattttgaccaaatttccaTAGTTttgaaaaatccaaaaatttcaaGCGAGATAGTTGCTT harbors:
- the LOC107275286 gene encoding protein CASPARIAN STRIP INTEGRITY FACTOR 1 — its product is MSSRRVNRASVFVILLIVASALSVFTAGGRELVAQETNQKKYSSAALGEGATSSGEVHPRNLMVKTNDYGRYDPSPAFSKPRFKIIPN